In Burkholderia sp. GAS332, one DNA window encodes the following:
- a CDS encoding MFS transporter, DHA2 family, multidrug resistance protein: MSTTTAASPTHEPVSLRAWVAVLGGVFGCFMAGMNVHVTNASLPDIRGSLGASFEEGSWITTAYLVAEIIIIPLTGWLVRVFSIRRVMLVGTTGFLVFSLVCSVAPTIDAMIVARAFQGAFGGVLIPLSFQLIVTELPASRHPLGMALFAVANNVAQAAGPSLGGWLTDMYSWRWIFYLQIPPALVLLGAIGWAIKPEPVHLDRLRKADWLGITTMAIGLSALQIVLEEGGRKDWFGSSFITNMFLIAVVGLTIFVVVQLRREEPFINLRLLARYNFGIASLMQFLFGGVVFAVVFLVPNYFAELQGYSARDIGVMMVPYGLVQFVMSFLTPPLMRRTSARTAIIAGFTLVAIGCLMNIHLDVNASANVVVPSLIVRGIGQSLVVVALGVMAVDGIEKSQLGSASGLFSMVRNLGGAIGIAIASQIVVEREKLHAARIGEAITPFNGAFQERMIDMVRVLTQSHLGRADAMAASGLAGTREVALGIVDKVIGREALLMAYSDTFFVAGIAMLGCTLAAFALRSRRKGA; the protein is encoded by the coding sequence ATGAGCACGACGACCGCTGCTTCTCCGACTCACGAACCGGTGTCGCTGCGCGCGTGGGTGGCCGTGCTCGGCGGCGTGTTCGGCTGCTTCATGGCCGGCATGAACGTGCACGTCACCAATGCGTCGCTGCCCGATATTCGCGGTTCGCTCGGCGCGAGTTTCGAGGAAGGCTCGTGGATCACCACAGCGTATCTGGTGGCGGAGATCATCATCATTCCGTTGACCGGTTGGCTCGTGCGGGTGTTTTCCATCCGCCGTGTGATGCTGGTCGGGACGACCGGATTCCTGGTCTTCTCGCTGGTGTGTTCGGTGGCGCCGACCATCGATGCGATGATCGTCGCCCGCGCGTTTCAGGGCGCGTTCGGCGGCGTGCTGATTCCGCTGTCGTTCCAGCTGATCGTGACGGAGTTGCCCGCGTCACGGCATCCGCTCGGCATGGCCTTGTTCGCCGTCGCCAATAACGTGGCGCAAGCGGCCGGGCCGTCTCTCGGCGGCTGGCTGACCGACATGTATTCGTGGCGCTGGATCTTCTATCTGCAGATCCCACCCGCGCTCGTGCTGCTGGGCGCAATCGGCTGGGCGATCAAACCTGAGCCCGTGCATCTGGACCGGCTGCGCAAGGCAGATTGGCTTGGCATCACGACGATGGCCATCGGACTCAGCGCGCTGCAGATCGTGCTGGAGGAGGGCGGACGCAAGGACTGGTTCGGCTCGAGTTTCATCACGAACATGTTTCTGATCGCGGTCGTTGGACTGACCATCTTCGTGGTCGTGCAGCTTCGTCGCGAAGAACCGTTCATCAATCTGAGGCTGCTGGCTCGCTACAACTTCGGCATAGCGAGTCTGATGCAGTTCCTGTTCGGTGGCGTGGTGTTTGCGGTCGTGTTTCTCGTGCCGAACTACTTTGCCGAATTGCAGGGCTACAGCGCGCGGGATATCGGCGTCATGATGGTGCCGTATGGACTGGTTCAGTTTGTCATGTCGTTCCTGACGCCGCCTTTAATGCGCCGCACCAGTGCACGCACGGCCATCATCGCCGGGTTCACGCTCGTCGCCATCGGGTGCCTGATGAACATTCATCTCGACGTGAACGCATCGGCGAACGTCGTTGTTCCCTCGCTGATCGTGCGTGGCATTGGACAATCGCTGGTGGTGGTCGCACTCGGTGTGATGGCCGTTGACGGCATCGAGAAAAGCCAGCTTGGATCAGCCTCGGGTCTTTTCAGCATGGTGCGCAATCTGGGCGGCGCGATCGGCATTGCGATCGCCAGTCAGATCGTGGTCGAACGCGAGAAGCTGCACGCCGCGCGTATCGGAGAAGCGATCACGCCATTCAACGGCGCGTTTCAGGAACGCATGATCGACATGGTCAGGGTGTTGACGCAGAGTCACCTGGGACGGGCCGATGCGATGGCAGCGTCCGGACTCGCCGGCACACGTGAAGTGGCGCTGGGGATCGTCGACAAGGTGATCGGCCGCGAAGCGCTTCTGATGGCTTACAGCGATACCTTCTTCGTGGCAGGTATTGCGATGCTGGGATGCACGCTCGCCGCGTTCGCGCTGCGCAGCCGCAGGAAAGGCGCGTAG
- a CDS encoding protease I, protein MAAKKILFLTGDFAEDYETMVPFQALQAVGHVVDAVCPNKKAGEKIKTAIHDFEGDQTYTEKPGHQFTLNATFDDVDSRQYDALAIAGGRAPEYLRLNHKVIELVRQFAEAGKPIAAICHAAQLLAAADVIRGKRISAYPACAPEVKLAGGEYADIPVDAAITDANFVTAPAWPAHPEWLRQFLVLLGTRIEL, encoded by the coding sequence ATGGCAGCAAAGAAGATCCTGTTCCTGACCGGCGACTTCGCCGAGGATTACGAAACGATGGTGCCGTTTCAGGCACTGCAGGCAGTCGGCCACGTCGTTGACGCGGTCTGCCCGAACAAGAAAGCGGGCGAGAAGATCAAGACAGCGATCCATGATTTCGAAGGCGACCAGACCTACACCGAAAAGCCTGGCCATCAGTTCACGCTCAATGCAACGTTCGACGATGTCGATTCGCGTCAATACGACGCGCTGGCGATCGCCGGCGGCCGCGCGCCGGAATACCTGCGGCTCAATCACAAAGTCATCGAACTCGTACGGCAGTTCGCCGAAGCAGGCAAGCCGATCGCCGCGATCTGCCACGCCGCGCAACTGCTCGCTGCCGCCGACGTGATTCGCGGCAAGCGCATTTCCGCCTACCCGGCCTGCGCGCCCGAAGTGAAGCTGGCCGGCGGCGAGTACGCCGACATTCCGGTCGACGCCGCGATCACCGACGCCAATTTCGTCACCGCTCCCGCATGGCCGGCGCATCCTGAGTGGCTGCGTCAATTCCTCGTGCTGCTCGGCACCCGGATCGAACTCTGA
- a CDS encoding transcriptional regulator, BadM/Rrf2 family: MNTSSRFAFAVHVLALLSLQEGMPLSSEMIAGSVNTNPALIRRLLTMLAEAGLTTSQLGAGGGALLARAPEDITLLEVYRAVDDAQLFAMHREEPNPACMVGRNIQVVLRGIIDEAQQAMEASLGARTLADATSDLVRAERARERKRRPQG, encoded by the coding sequence GTGAATACGAGTAGCCGGTTTGCGTTTGCGGTGCATGTGCTCGCGCTGCTGTCTTTGCAGGAGGGCATGCCGCTCTCGTCGGAGATGATCGCGGGCAGCGTGAATACGAATCCTGCGTTGATCCGGCGTCTGTTGACCATGCTGGCCGAGGCGGGTCTTACGACCTCGCAACTTGGCGCGGGCGGTGGCGCGCTGCTTGCCAGGGCGCCTGAAGACATCACCTTGCTCGAGGTGTATCGTGCGGTGGATGACGCGCAATTGTTCGCCATGCATCGCGAGGAGCCGAATCCTGCGTGCATGGTGGGGCGGAATATCCAGGTCGTGCTGCGCGGCATCATCGACGAAGCGCAGCAGGCCATGGAAGCCTCGCTCGGCGCACGCACGCTGGCCGATGCCACTTCCGACCTGGTGCGCGCCGAACGGGCACGTGAACGCAAGCGGCGTCCGCAGGGATGA
- a CDS encoding phosphoserine aminotransferase apoenzyme, translating to MKSNTLNFSGGPGALPDSVLEQTREAITAVPETGISVLGMSHRSDWFRSILNEAEQNIRALLGLSDDYAVTFQQGGSSLQFATIPMNFAGKGFAPPEYVTSGYWSGRATAEAAKVTERNVAWDGHTTGYRELPDLDKLDISRSAAYLHYVSNETVEGLQFPVWKGSPQVPLIADMSSDFLSKAFRPDDYSMIYAHAQKNLGPAGVTVAIVKRSLLERIPDGLPAILDFRTHVSHGSNYNTPPVFAIYVLTLITRWLRFEIGGLPAMQGINERKAGRLYDTLDALEGTVSVHADRRWRSQMNVSFTFGDARLDDAFVAMAREQGMVGLEGHRSIGGLRASLYNAVTEQAVDILANALTEFSLRRV from the coding sequence GTGAAGTCTAATACATTGAATTTTTCCGGTGGTCCAGGTGCGCTTCCTGACTCGGTGCTGGAGCAGACGCGCGAGGCGATTACCGCCGTGCCGGAAACGGGCATCTCCGTGCTCGGCATGAGTCATCGCTCGGACTGGTTCCGCTCGATACTGAACGAAGCCGAACAGAATATACGGGCGCTGCTCGGACTCTCCGACGACTACGCCGTGACGTTCCAGCAGGGCGGCAGTAGCTTGCAGTTTGCGACGATTCCGATGAATTTCGCCGGGAAAGGATTCGCCCCACCCGAATACGTGACGTCTGGCTACTGGAGCGGCCGCGCGACCGCGGAGGCGGCCAAGGTGACGGAGCGTAACGTGGCGTGGGACGGCCACACGACCGGCTACCGGGAATTGCCCGACCTCGATAAGCTGGATATCTCCCGCTCCGCCGCCTACTTGCACTACGTATCGAACGAGACCGTGGAAGGCTTGCAATTTCCTGTTTGGAAAGGATCCCCGCAAGTCCCGCTGATTGCGGACATGTCGTCTGATTTTCTGTCGAAGGCCTTCCGGCCCGACGATTACTCGATGATCTATGCCCACGCCCAGAAGAATCTGGGGCCGGCAGGGGTGACGGTTGCGATCGTCAAGCGTTCGCTTCTTGAACGGATACCCGATGGTCTGCCCGCGATCCTCGATTTTCGCACCCACGTATCGCACGGTTCGAACTACAACACGCCGCCCGTGTTCGCGATCTATGTGCTGACGTTGATTACGCGCTGGCTACGCTTTGAGATCGGCGGTCTGCCGGCGATGCAAGGCATCAACGAAAGGAAGGCGGGGCGGCTGTATGACACGCTCGACGCTTTGGAGGGCACTGTGAGTGTGCACGCAGACCGTCGCTGGCGCTCGCAGATGAACGTGTCGTTCACCTTCGGCGATGCGCGGCTCGACGATGCGTTTGTGGCAATGGCGCGTGAACAGGGCATGGTTGGACTGGAGGGGCACCGCTCAATTGGCGGATTGCGGGCGTCGCTTTACAACGCCGTGACCGAGCAGGCCGTGGACATTCTGGCGAATGCACTCACCGAATTCAGTCTACGACGGGTTTGA
- a CDS encoding camphor resistance protein CrcB gives MYLSILAVGIGGALGSLFRWFLGIRLNGLFTGLPLGTFAANVIAGYVIGVAVAGFARAPQIAPEWRLFVITGLMGGLSTFSTFSAEVVQRLQDGRLGWAAGEIVIHVGASLVMTILGIATVSLLAR, from the coding sequence ATGTATTTGTCCATTCTCGCGGTCGGCATTGGCGGCGCGCTCGGTTCGCTGTTCCGCTGGTTTCTCGGTATCCGTCTGAACGGTCTGTTCACGGGTTTGCCGCTCGGCACCTTCGCCGCTAACGTGATCGCCGGCTACGTCATCGGCGTCGCGGTCGCGGGCTTCGCGCGGGCACCGCAGATCGCGCCCGAATGGCGGCTCTTCGTCATCACGGGCTTGATGGGTGGTCTGTCGACCTTCTCGACGTTCTCGGCGGAGGTCGTGCAGCGCTTGCAGGACGGCCGGCTCGGCTGGGCGGCAGGTGAGATCGTCATTCACGTGGGGGCATCGCTCGTGATGACGATCCTCGGTATCGCAACCGTTTCGTTGCTGGCACGCTGA
- a CDS encoding ammonium transporter, giving the protein MESLKTGTDTLFLLLGAAMVLAMHAGFAFLELGTVRKKNQVNALVKILVDFSVSTIAYFFIGYTIAYGVQFFGSAESLAAHNGYALVRFFFLLTFAAAIPAIVSGGIAERSKFNPQLFATFVLVGFIYPFFEGIAWNNRFGIQDWLTHVFGVPFHDFAGSVVVHAFGGWVALPAVLLLGARHGRYHRDGGIAAHPPSNIPFLALGAWVLTVGWFGFNVMSAQTIDKISGLVAVNSLMAMVGGTLSAWLAGRNDPGFTYNGPLAGLVAVCAGSDVMHPLGALVTGGIAGVLFVYMFTCVQNRWRIDDVLGVWPLHGLCGAWGGLAAGIFGLHALGGLGGVSFGAQLVGTLGGIVVATLGGTLVYGVIRLTVGLRLDQEDEYNGADLSIHKISATPE; this is encoded by the coding sequence ATGGAAAGTCTGAAAACCGGCACCGATACCCTCTTCCTTTTGCTGGGTGCCGCGATGGTACTGGCCATGCATGCGGGATTCGCGTTTCTCGAACTCGGCACGGTACGCAAAAAGAATCAGGTCAATGCACTGGTCAAGATTCTGGTGGACTTCTCGGTCTCGACGATCGCGTATTTCTTCATCGGCTACACGATCGCCTATGGCGTGCAGTTCTTTGGCAGCGCCGAGTCGCTGGCCGCGCACAACGGCTATGCGCTGGTGCGCTTCTTCTTCCTGCTGACTTTCGCCGCGGCCATTCCGGCGATCGTGTCAGGCGGCATCGCCGAGCGCTCGAAATTCAATCCGCAGTTGTTCGCCACCTTCGTGCTGGTCGGCTTCATCTATCCGTTCTTCGAAGGGATCGCGTGGAACAACCGCTTCGGTATTCAGGACTGGCTCACCCACGTGTTCGGCGTACCGTTTCACGACTTTGCCGGCTCGGTCGTGGTGCATGCGTTCGGCGGCTGGGTCGCGTTGCCGGCGGTGCTGCTGCTCGGTGCACGCCACGGCCGCTATCACCGCGACGGCGGCATCGCCGCGCATCCGCCGTCGAATATTCCGTTCCTCGCGCTGGGCGCCTGGGTGCTGACGGTGGGCTGGTTCGGCTTTAACGTGATGAGCGCGCAAACCATCGACAAGATCAGCGGCCTCGTGGCGGTCAATTCGTTGATGGCGATGGTCGGCGGCACCCTGAGCGCGTGGCTCGCGGGCCGCAATGACCCCGGCTTCACCTACAACGGCCCGCTCGCCGGGCTGGTCGCCGTATGCGCCGGCTCCGACGTGATGCATCCGCTCGGCGCGCTGGTGACGGGCGGCATCGCGGGCGTGCTGTTCGTCTATATGTTCACGTGCGTGCAGAACCGCTGGCGCATCGACGACGTGCTCGGCGTATGGCCGTTGCACGGCTTGTGTGGCGCGTGGGGTGGGCTCGCCGCCGGCATCTTCGGCTTGCATGCGCTAGGCGGCCTGGGCGGTGTGTCGTTCGGAGCGCAACTGGTCGGCACGCTGGGCGGCATCGTGGTGGCGACGCTCGGCGGCACGCTCGTATACGGGGTGATTCGCCTGACGGTGGGTCTGCGGCTCGACCAGGAGGACGAATACAACGGCGCTGACCTGTCGATTCACAAGATTTCCGCCACGCCGGAGTGA
- a CDS encoding membrane fusion protein, multidrug efflux system: protein MLAGTAIAVIALAVLGIRWWTVGRFIESTDDAYVRADVVTVSSRVPGYVTSVEVEDNQPVHQGDVLAHIDSADYAAKVARAQATVDTALATLHAEQANVATLDAQIAQQRSVMDAAQADVAAARAGANRRQSDAERYRQLAAEQASSAQRWEQAHADALTADAALAKADATVQIQRGQQTVLEKRRTQGMAAIEQAQAQFGVARAALSLAQIDLDHTTIRAASDGTVGQRTVRAGQYVETGQPLLAVVPLQDVYVIANFKETEVAAMSPGQPVEIDVDTYSGHPLHGRVLSIAPGSGAQFALLPPDNATGNFTKVVQRIPVKIQVDAGQREAISLRPGMSVVARVHTGTSGTSGTSGTSGNAVVQPAASRS from the coding sequence GTGCTGGCGGGCACGGCGATCGCCGTCATCGCGCTTGCCGTGCTGGGCATTCGCTGGTGGACCGTCGGCCGTTTTATCGAAAGCACCGACGACGCCTATGTGCGCGCGGATGTGGTGACGGTCAGTTCGCGCGTGCCCGGCTATGTGACGAGCGTCGAGGTCGAGGACAATCAGCCGGTGCACCAAGGGGATGTGCTCGCGCATATCGACAGCGCGGACTACGCGGCGAAAGTCGCAAGGGCTCAGGCGACCGTTGATACGGCGCTCGCGACTCTGCACGCGGAGCAGGCGAATGTCGCCACGCTCGACGCGCAGATCGCCCAGCAACGCAGCGTGATGGACGCAGCGCAGGCGGACGTCGCCGCGGCGCGGGCAGGTGCGAACCGCCGCCAGTCGGATGCCGAACGCTACCGGCAGTTGGCGGCCGAGCAGGCGTCGAGCGCGCAGCGCTGGGAACAGGCGCATGCCGACGCACTCACGGCCGACGCCGCGCTTGCCAAGGCCGACGCGACCGTGCAAATCCAGCGCGGCCAGCAAACCGTGCTGGAGAAGCGCCGGACGCAAGGCATGGCGGCGATCGAACAGGCGCAAGCCCAGTTCGGTGTGGCGCGCGCGGCGTTGTCGCTCGCGCAGATCGATCTCGACCACACGACGATTCGCGCGGCGAGCGACGGCACGGTCGGCCAGCGCACCGTGCGAGCGGGTCAATACGTCGAGACCGGGCAACCGCTGCTCGCCGTGGTGCCGCTTCAGGACGTCTATGTGATCGCCAACTTCAAGGAAACGGAGGTCGCCGCGATGAGCCCCGGCCAGCCGGTCGAGATCGACGTCGACACGTACTCGGGGCATCCCTTGCATGGGCGTGTGCTGAGCATCGCACCGGGCTCGGGCGCGCAGTTCGCGTTGCTGCCGCCCGATAATGCGACCGGCAACTTCACCAAGGTCGTGCAGCGCATTCCCGTGAAGATCCAGGTGGACGCCGGTCAACGCGAGGCCATTAGCCTGCGGCCGGGCATGTCGGTGGTCGCTCGCGTTCACACGGGCACCTCCGGCACCTCCGGCACCTCCGGCACCTCGGGCAACGCTGTTGTGCAGCCCGCCGCGAGCCGCTCATGA
- a CDS encoding efflux transporter, outer membrane factor (OMF) lipoprotein, NodT family, with protein sequence MVPSGAFCTVFRTAFSTVHSLVRPGTRGRPRVPRRFTPVPPRVACVAALALLGSGCSLEAPYRAPQVSAAASAPFISAEHAPVAQQPLPDDWWRLYQDPVLDGLIQQALEQNRDLAVAAARLARSQAVLNETGAARLPDTQLALGGNYGKQNADQIVAAARRESADTRWAYAPSLAVSYEVDLWGRVRHLVEASQADADAMQAATDAVRVAVVASTTDAYMHVCAYGEQIDVANRSLGIAQRLVDLTTRQRNRGLVSDLEVTRASGFLDETRATLPTLEGKRRAALFELAVLLGRPPGEFPPAAEQCRVAPVLNVPFPVGDGAALLRRRPDLREAERRLAAADARVGVARAELYPSIVLGGSVNFLSTTGSLASLGDQYAVAWGVGPLISWRFPNMAVSRARLAQAKAGNTEALAQFEGNVLTALKETEQALTFYGAQWERQRALQAARANDARAFHLAELNYQAGALDFLDVLDAERSLVAGDAALAVSTEVLASDQIAVFKALGGGWQH encoded by the coding sequence ATGGTTCCTTCGGGCGCTTTTTGCACCGTCTTTCGTACTGCTTTTAGTACCGTTCACTCTCTCGTTCGTCCCGGCACGCGGGGTCGGCCGCGCGTGCCACGTCGCTTCACACCCGTGCCGCCGCGCGTGGCTTGCGTTGCGGCGTTGGCGCTGCTTGGCTCGGGGTGTTCGCTGGAAGCGCCGTACCGCGCGCCACAGGTGTCGGCTGCAGCGTCCGCGCCGTTCATCTCCGCGGAACATGCGCCTGTTGCGCAACAGCCTTTACCTGACGACTGGTGGCGTCTTTACCAGGACCCCGTGCTCGACGGCCTCATTCAGCAGGCACTCGAGCAGAACCGCGATCTGGCGGTCGCGGCCGCGCGGCTTGCGCGTTCGCAAGCCGTGCTTAACGAAACCGGCGCTGCCAGGCTGCCCGATACCCAGCTGGCACTCGGCGGTAACTACGGCAAGCAGAACGCCGATCAGATCGTCGCGGCAGCGCGGCGCGAGTCGGCTGACACGCGCTGGGCTTACGCGCCTTCGCTGGCGGTCTCGTACGAAGTCGATCTGTGGGGGCGCGTGCGCCATCTCGTCGAAGCGTCGCAAGCCGATGCCGATGCGATGCAGGCGGCTACGGACGCGGTCCGCGTCGCCGTCGTCGCGTCGACAACCGACGCGTACATGCACGTGTGCGCCTACGGCGAACAGATTGACGTGGCCAACCGCTCGCTGGGGATCGCGCAACGCCTCGTGGATCTGACCACCCGGCAACGCAATCGCGGGCTGGTGTCCGATCTCGAGGTCACACGCGCCAGCGGCTTTCTCGACGAAACGCGCGCGACACTGCCGACGCTCGAGGGCAAGCGTCGCGCTGCGCTGTTCGAACTGGCCGTGCTGCTGGGCCGCCCGCCTGGTGAGTTTCCTCCGGCCGCCGAGCAGTGCCGTGTCGCGCCGGTGCTCAACGTGCCGTTCCCGGTTGGAGACGGCGCCGCCTTGCTGCGCCGCCGTCCCGATCTGCGCGAGGCGGAACGCAGGCTGGCCGCCGCCGATGCCCGGGTCGGCGTCGCGCGTGCCGAGCTGTATCCGTCGATCGTGTTGGGCGGTTCGGTGAACTTCTTGTCGACGACCGGCAGCCTGGCATCGCTTGGCGACCAGTACGCAGTGGCCTGGGGCGTGGGGCCGTTGATCAGCTGGCGCTTTCCCAACATGGCGGTGAGCCGCGCGCGGCTGGCGCAAGCCAAGGCCGGTAACACGGAAGCGCTCGCCCAGTTCGAGGGCAACGTGCTCACGGCACTGAAGGAAACCGAACAGGCGCTGACGTTCTACGGCGCGCAGTGGGAGCGTCAACGCGCGTTGCAGGCCGCCCGCGCGAACGATGCCCGCGCCTTCCATCTCGCCGAACTGAATTACCAGGCGGGTGCGCTGGACTTTCTCGATGTGCTCGATGCCGAGCGGAGTCTTGTTGCGGGCGACGCGGCGCTCGCCGTGTCGACTGAAGTACTCGCGTCCGATCAGATCGCCGTGTTCAAGGCGCTCGGTGGCGGCTGGCAACACTAG
- a CDS encoding CHASE3 domain-containing protein, with protein sequence MRLTTKGLLLIAIPALFELALLSGLVKAQSDATLAEQWAIHSEDVLRQTAAILDPVLGESVALRGAVLANDTHFSTPVTLWMDVDRRIDQLADLVADNPAQVERVVQVRQAVQGYRQWSDRIQDLLHSGRRRDLLDRFRDLGSADVLDRFRQQVVAFQTEERRLDSLRTSAAEAARERQLTLVVAAVFGSLLFVALAVWLFTRGVRGRLALLSDNAGRLAGNEPLAPISPGRDEIARLDLTLHETSRRLLEAERIQARFQSDLARRTGELASINETLRQQTEENEMFIYSVSHDLRAPLVNLQGFSKELIRASDELRAALRQSSLAAEPRQRIERIVDEDIGEALHFLQTAVLRASHIIDALLRLSRVGRVEYRQQKVEVRDIVPRVVDAMQGSIRARRAHVIVDELPAVWGDPTALEQVFANLIGNAVNYLDPAREGQIEIGTTPAPPGVHSLRIFYVRDNGLGIPAVALPRLFNAFQRLHGNVAAGEGIGLALVRRVVERHGGRVWAESKEGIGTTFYLSLPEAEVRAVQPAVEMPAAVVNGVHTVRGVREVRAGLGDREGHALSGGAVVPTANAANAVPGISTR encoded by the coding sequence ATGAGACTGACCACTAAAGGCCTGTTGCTGATCGCAATTCCGGCCCTCTTCGAACTGGCGCTGCTGTCTGGCCTGGTCAAGGCGCAGTCCGACGCGACGCTAGCCGAGCAGTGGGCCATCCATAGCGAAGACGTGCTGCGTCAAACTGCCGCGATCCTCGATCCGGTGCTAGGCGAGTCTGTGGCGCTGCGTGGCGCCGTGCTCGCCAACGACACCCACTTTAGTACGCCGGTCACCTTGTGGATGGACGTCGACCGTCGCATCGACCAACTGGCCGATCTGGTTGCCGATAACCCGGCGCAAGTCGAGCGCGTGGTGCAGGTGCGCCAGGCGGTGCAGGGCTATCGTCAATGGTCGGACCGCATTCAGGATCTGCTGCATTCCGGACGGCGGCGCGATCTGCTTGATCGCTTCCGCGACTTGGGCTCGGCCGACGTGCTCGATCGCTTCCGTCAGCAGGTGGTGGCCTTCCAGACTGAAGAGCGGCGCCTCGACTCGTTGCGCACGAGCGCCGCCGAGGCCGCACGTGAACGGCAACTGACGCTGGTCGTCGCGGCCGTGTTCGGCTCGTTGCTGTTCGTCGCGTTGGCCGTCTGGCTGTTCACGCGCGGCGTGCGCGGCCGGCTCGCGCTGCTCTCCGATAACGCCGGGCGCCTCGCGGGCAACGAGCCGCTGGCGCCGATTAGCCCGGGCCGCGACGAAATCGCCCGGCTCGATCTGACCTTGCATGAAACCAGCCGGCGCCTGCTCGAAGCCGAGCGCATCCAGGCGCGTTTCCAGTCCGATCTCGCGCGCCGCACCGGCGAACTGGCGAGCATCAACGAGACCTTGCGACAACAGACCGAGGAAAACGAAATGTTCATCTACAGCGTGTCGCACGACCTGCGTGCGCCGCTGGTGAATCTGCAAGGCTTTTCGAAAGAACTGATTCGCGCGTCTGACGAACTGCGCGCGGCGCTGCGCCAGTCGTCGCTCGCGGCAGAACCGCGGCAGCGCATCGAGCGGATCGTGGACGAGGATATCGGCGAAGCGCTGCACTTCCTGCAGACAGCCGTGCTGCGGGCCTCGCATATCATCGACGCGCTTTTGCGGCTGTCGCGTGTCGGCCGCGTCGAGTACCGGCAGCAAAAGGTCGAAGTGCGCGATATCGTGCCGCGCGTGGTCGATGCCATGCAAGGGTCGATCCGGGCGCGCCGGGCGCACGTCATCGTCGACGAGCTGCCGGCGGTGTGGGGCGATCCGACCGCGCTCGAACAGGTGTTCGCGAATCTGATCGGCAATGCGGTCAATTATCTGGACCCGGCGCGCGAAGGCCAGATCGAAATCGGGACGACACCGGCGCCGCCGGGCGTGCATTCGCTACGGATTTTCTACGTGCGGGACAACGGCCTGGGCATTCCGGCGGTCGCGCTGCCGCGGCTTTTCAACGCCTTTCAGCGGCTGCACGGCAATGTGGCGGCGGGGGAAGGCATCGGCCTTGCGCTCGTGCGACGCGTGGTAGAGCGGCATGGCGGGCGCGTGTGGGCGGAGTCGAAAGAAGGCATCGGCACAACGTTTTATCTGTCGCTGCCCGAAGCCGAGGTGCGGGCAGTGCAACCGGCTGTCGAAATGCCTGCCGCGGTGGTGAATGGCGTTCACACGGTTCGGGGTGTGCGCGAAGTGCGCGCGGGCCTCGGTGATCGTGAGGGCCACGCTCTGAGCGGCGGTGCGGTGGTACCTACCGCCAATGCCGCCAATGCCGTGCCCGGCATTAGTACGCGCTAA
- a CDS encoding transcriptional regulator, AraC family has protein sequence MVESCDPVISRRIAMHHREMDSFGFFESQKALEVAPVTVLATDQPAGTVFPPHAHSSAQLIYAISGVMIVRSAAGSWIVPTGRAVWVPGDVLHEIEIANDVQIRTVYVAANARDTLPDSCRVILVSALLRELIVTAVGIRPAAEYGGRERRVLELILDEICAAEPLLLHVPMPRHPALVELCAELIAQPSLDATLQGWAQRANMNARTFARAFQRETGMTHGSWCRHTRVLLSLPQLATGASVLDVALEHGYDSPSAFTAMFRKVLGVAPSEYFK, from the coding sequence ATGGTAGAGTCCTGCGATCCGGTCATCTCTCGAAGAATTGCCATGCATCATCGCGAAATGGACAGCTTCGGTTTTTTCGAAAGCCAGAAGGCGCTTGAAGTCGCGCCCGTCACCGTGCTTGCCACGGATCAGCCCGCGGGCACCGTGTTCCCGCCACACGCGCACAGCAGCGCTCAATTGATCTACGCCATCTCGGGCGTGATGATCGTGCGCTCGGCCGCCGGCAGCTGGATCGTGCCGACTGGTCGAGCAGTGTGGGTGCCCGGCGACGTGCTCCATGAAATCGAAATCGCCAACGATGTGCAGATACGCACGGTCTACGTGGCAGCCAACGCGCGCGACACCTTGCCGGACAGTTGCAGGGTGATCCTGGTGAGCGCGCTGCTGCGTGAGTTGATCGTGACCGCGGTCGGCATCCGGCCGGCCGCCGAATACGGTGGACGGGAACGGCGCGTGCTGGAGTTGATCCTCGATGAGATCTGCGCTGCCGAACCCCTGCTATTGCATGTGCCGATGCCGCGTCATCCGGCGCTTGTCGAGCTGTGCGCTGAACTGATTGCGCAGCCGTCGCTCGACGCGACATTGCAGGGCTGGGCGCAGCGGGCCAACATGAATGCACGTACATTCGCCCGGGCGTTCCAGCGCGAGACCGGCATGACCCATGGTTCATGGTGCCGTCACACGCGGGTCCTGCTGAGCCTTCCGCAACTGGCAACCGGCGCATCGGTGCTCGATGTCGCCCTTGAACATGGTTACGACAGCCCTAGCGCATTCACGGCGATGTTTCGCAAGGTGCTGGGGGTCGCGCCCAGCGAGTACTTCAAGTGA